The genomic segment ACAATTTAGATGATTATTCAGGTAGTTTTGATGACTTACCTTCTAGTATGAATAGTGACGATAATCTATTTATTACTAAAAACTTGCCGTCGGCAAATGAAGCCTTTGGTAGTAATCTAAATGACGATGATGAGGACAGTGATGTTCCGTTTTAAGAATATTAGATAGTTAGAATTTAAGATTAATGGATTAAGTTATCTTGGATTAAATTATGTAAATTAGGTGTAAATAAGTTCATTAACTTAACTATTTATCTTTGAAATAAAAACACCATGTGCTTCAAAAAAATAATTTTGGTATTGCTGTTCCTGATTTCTTTTTCAGGAAAGGCCTCTTATATTTTGTTGCCTATGGATGAAACGACTCAACAAAATCATTTAAAGGCCTACGGAATTACCTATTGGTGTTTGGATAAAAGTTATAAGGTTAATTGGTTACTAAACTATAGAGGTGGTTCCTTTTTATTACCTGATGCTGACGAAATCCGAAAAGAATGCCAGATTCGTGGAGTAAGTTTTGAAATCCTTTCGGATGGAGAACAAGAAGCTATTTTGAATGAAATTTCGAGTCCCTCACAAAATATGGAGTCGGTTTTATTAGAAAAAGCCCCCAAAATTGCGGTTTATACTCCCAAAGGTAAACAACCTTGGGACGATGCAGTAACTTTAGTGCTGACCTATGCTGAGATTCCATTTACTCCCATTTATGATCAAGAAGTATTATCTGACCAACTGCTATTATACGATTGGTTGCACTTGCATCATGAAGATTTTACAGGACAATACGGAAAATTTTATGCAGCCTATCGGAACGTTCCTTGGTATATAGAGCAAAAGGTAGCAGCAGAAAAGTTGGCAGAGCAATTAGGGTTTTCTAAGGTTTCGCAAGAAAAAGGTGCGGTGGCCAAAAAAATTCGCGATTTTGTCATTGGTGGGGGCTTTATGTTTGCGATGTGTTCTGCTACAGATAGTTTTGATATTGCTTTGGCTGCTGACGGAATTGATATATGTGAAGCTATGTTTGATGGAGATCCAAGTGAACCTAGTTATCAGTCCAAATTGAATTACGACAATGCGTTTGCGTTTAAAAATTTTACTTTGGAACGAAAACCTGAGCAATATGAGTTTTCCGATATTGACATGACTTCTAAAAGACAAATTCCACCAGACAAGGATTACTTTACTTTAATGGAATTTTCAGCTAAATGGGATCCCATTCCGAGTATGTTATGTCAAAATCATACGCAATTAATTAAAGGATTTATGGGACAAACTACCGCTTTTGATACAAATTTTGTCAAGTCTAATGTCTTGGTTTTAGGAAGTTGTGAATTGAATAGTGAAGTGCGTTATTTGCATGGGCAAAAAGGTAAAGGAATGTTCAGTTTTTACTCGGGACATGATCCAGAAGATTTTCAACATCAAGTAGGTGATCCTCCAACGGTTTTAGATTTACATCCGAATTCACCTGGCTATCGATTGATTTTAAACAATGTTTTATTTCCTGCTGCTAAGAAGAAAAAACAAAAGACCTAATTCATAATAATTTTAACATTAACCAAAAGTTTGCTTTTTGCAAACTTTATACTATATTTGCCCCATGAAAATTCTTGTAAAGAAAACCATTTTGTTTTACATTAATAAATACCCTATTGCCAAAACACAGCTTTTAATTTGGTACAATGAGTTTTCAAAATTAGAGTTTCATAATTTTAATGAATTAAAACAAGTATACGGAAACGCAAGTATAGTAAATAATGAAAGAGTCGTTTTTAATATTAAAGGGAATGATTTTAGATTGGTTGTCTCAATTAATTTTTCACAAACAGCCTGTTATGTGATTTGGTTTGGGACACATTCTGAATATGACAAAATTAAGGTAGAAACTGTTGCTTTTGATACAGCAATTTTAGCATATAAAAAATAATAATTATGAATTGGAAAGTTTTAAAAACGGAAGAAGATTATAATACCGCGTCTTTGCGATTGATGGAATTATTCCATGCAGCTCCTAATACTCTAGAAGGAGATGAATTAGAATTATTATTAGTTTTAGTTAAAGATTATGATGATAAACATTATGAGTTACCAGAATTAGATGCCTTAGAAGTAATAAAGTATAAAATGGAAGAAATGGGGTTGAAAGCAAAAGATTTGGAACCTATTATAGGTAGCAAAGGACATGTATCAGCTATTCTTTCAGGTAAACGCGAAATTACTTTGAAAATGGCTCAAAAACTGAAGAATTATTTTAGCATTCCTGCCGAGGTGTTTTTGCATAGTGCATAGTTTTAAATTATCAATTCAAACTAAACTCTATCCAAATAGGGCAGTGGTCAGATATAGTTCTAGCCTCTTTTAATGATTGAAAGTTTTGGTAAAAAGGAATTACACCTGAATTTAACTTTCTGATTTTTGATTTTGAAAAAAATAGATTGTCATATTCAGAGGCGAGGCATACTCCATTTTTACAACTGCGTTTTAACGAAGTTTTTTGGTTCACTAAAGCCGAAGCATATCCCATTTTTCGTAAAGGATCAAATACAGAATGTGATTGTGGACAATTGAAATCTCCCGCAAAAATTAGATTAAGTTTAGGATATGCTGATGGAAAATATTTGAAATATTTAATTTCTCTTTCAGGTTGCTGACTTTTAGTAATGGCGTGAAAGGATACAACTGTAAATTGCTTTTTGTTGTATTCAAAAGTGCATAAATAGGGTTCGCGTTCCATAACTAACGCGTATTTTTTTTCGAGCCAAGCTTTTCCTATTTTCTTAATTATTGCTGATTTCCAAAGAAAAGCATAGCGTTCGGTTTTGCTAGGCGTACTTGTAGTTGGATCACTGATGGTATACTCCCATTTGTTTCCTTTTCTATTAAGTTCGTCAGCGAGCCATGCAACAGCTTGTGCGCCTCCGTAACCCGCTACGACTTCTTGTACTGCAACTACATCGTATTTATTTAATTGAGTGGCAATATAGGCTATTTCGTCATTAGATTTTGATTTGCCAAAGTTTTCAATATTCCAAGAGATCATTTTAACTTGACTAAAGCCAGAAGAATATAGGAAAAGGAATAATAGAATAATTAGTTTTTTCATAAGACTGAATTTGGGTTACTTCAAAAATAGTTTATTTGATATAAAGACACAAAGGCATTAAGATTTAAATTTATTTAAAACTAAATAAGCTCCTTTAGCAGCTAAATATTGGGAGATAGGTTGATTAAGAATTTTTAGTCCGTTGGCATGAAATTAATAATATTATTTTGCCATAGATTAAAAAGGATTTCAAAAAATTTTTATAAATCTGCGAATCTGCGGTTGAATTTTATATTTTTCCAACAAAAAACCCCAATCTTTCGATTGAGGTTTCTCTATAAGTAAGTAATCTAAATTGAGTTGATAAAACGTTTATTTTACTTTATTAAGTATTGCTTTGAAAGCTTCTGGGTGGTTCATAGCTAAATCTGCAAGAACTTTACGGTTCAATTCGATATTGTTAGCTTTAACTTTTCCCATGAATTGAGAATAAGACATTCCTTCCAAACGAGCTCCAGCGTTGATACGTTGAATCCATAAAGCACGGAAATTTCTTTTATTCACTTTTCTGTCACGGTAAGCGTAGCACATTGCTTTCTCTACCGCGTTCTTAGCAACTGTCCAAACGTTTTTACGTCTACCAAAGAAACCTTTGGCTTGCTTCATTATTTTTTTTCTTCTTGCTCTTTTAGCAACTGAATTTACCGATCTTGGCATAATTTTACTGTTTTTTTTGTAGCAGGCGTCCCGAATTTAATCAAGAGAACTTAAGGCCATACTCCAAGGTTATTAAATTGTTTTTAACCTAAAGAATTATTTTTGTAATTGACAATAAATCGTCGATTAGATAATTCTTAATTGTTGTTTGATGCTTTTTTCATCTGATTGGTGAACTAACGCTGAGTGAGTCAAAGCTAATTTACGTTTTTTAGATTTTTTAGTCAAGATATGACTTTTAAAAGCATGCTTTCTTTTAATCTTTCCAGAACCAGTAACTTTAAAACGTTTCTTGGCGCTAGATTTGGTTTTCATTTTAGGCATTTT from the Flavobacterium ammonificans genome contains:
- a CDS encoding asparagine synthetase B, which codes for MCFKKIILVLLFLISFSGKASYILLPMDETTQQNHLKAYGITYWCLDKSYKVNWLLNYRGGSFLLPDADEIRKECQIRGVSFEILSDGEQEAILNEISSPSQNMESVLLEKAPKIAVYTPKGKQPWDDAVTLVLTYAEIPFTPIYDQEVLSDQLLLYDWLHLHHEDFTGQYGKFYAAYRNVPWYIEQKVAAEKLAEQLGFSKVSQEKGAVAKKIRDFVIGGGFMFAMCSATDSFDIALAADGIDICEAMFDGDPSEPSYQSKLNYDNAFAFKNFTLERKPEQYEFSDIDMTSKRQIPPDKDYFTLMEFSAKWDPIPSMLCQNHTQLIKGFMGQTTAFDTNFVKSNVLVLGSCELNSEVRYLHGQKGKGMFSFYSGHDPEDFQHQVGDPPTVLDLHPNSPGYRLILNNVLFPAAKKKKQKT
- a CDS encoding type II toxin-antitoxin system HigB family toxin, yielding MKILVKKTILFYINKYPIAKTQLLIWYNEFSKLEFHNFNELKQVYGNASIVNNERVVFNIKGNDFRLVVSINFSQTACYVIWFGTHSEYDKIKVETVAFDTAILAYKK
- a CDS encoding helix-turn-helix domain-containing protein, giving the protein MNWKVLKTEEDYNTASLRLMELFHAAPNTLEGDELELLLVLVKDYDDKHYELPELDALEVIKYKMEEMGLKAKDLEPIIGSKGHVSAILSGKREITLKMAQKLKNYFSIPAEVFLHSA
- a CDS encoding endonuclease/exonuclease/phosphatase family protein; amino-acid sequence: MKKLIILLFLFLYSSGFSQVKMISWNIENFGKSKSNDEIAYIATQLNKYDVVAVQEVVAGYGGAQAVAWLADELNRKGNKWEYTISDPTTSTPSKTERYAFLWKSAIIKKIGKAWLEKKYALVMEREPYLCTFEYNKKQFTVVSFHAITKSQQPEREIKYFKYFPSAYPKLNLIFAGDFNCPQSHSVFDPLRKMGYASALVNQKTSLKRSCKNGVCLASEYDNLFFSKSKIRKLNSGVIPFYQNFQSLKEARTISDHCPIWIEFSLN
- the rplT gene encoding 50S ribosomal protein L20, whose amino-acid sequence is MPRSVNSVAKRARRKKIMKQAKGFFGRRKNVWTVAKNAVEKAMCYAYRDRKVNKRNFRALWIQRINAGARLEGMSYSQFMGKVKANNIELNRKVLADLAMNHPEAFKAILNKVK
- the rpmI gene encoding 50S ribosomal protein L35 — its product is MPKMKTKSSAKKRFKVTGSGKIKRKHAFKSHILTKKSKKRKLALTHSALVHQSDEKSIKQQLRII